Proteins found in one Methylobacterium sp. CB376 genomic segment:
- the yidC gene encoding membrane protein insertase YidC, whose translation MGNDKTNMIIAIALSLAVLLGWNYFVTAPQVERQRQQQAAQVNPSQGVNPSQGVDPSQGVNASPSPKEGGPSAPVPGTLPGAAGGSPQAALARDEALARAPRVRIDTEALRGSVALKGGRIDDVALKGYHETVDPKSPEIVLLSPAGSANPYYAEFGWVGQNAGPLPGSDTVWTADGDVLTAKKPLVLTFDNGAGLVFRRTLSVDDKYMFTIEDSVENKGPNPVTLYPYGLVSRWGKPHTQGYYVLHEGMIGVVGDKGLQEYTYDKMAKENPLGAPGTRGVSWPGATGGFLGITDKYWAAATIPDQQAPYTGSFTERDEGATKVYQASSLGEARAVAPGASVQASQRLFAGAKEVSTVDAYREKLNIKQFDLLIDWGWFYFITKPMFKALDLFYKLFGNFGVSILVVTLILKLFFLPIANRSYVSMAKMKAVQPEMTAIRERYADDKVKQQQAMMELYKKEKINPVAGCWPVLIQIPVFFSLYKVLFVTIEMRHAPFFGWIRDLAAPDPTSIVNLFGLLPFTPPDLLHLGVWPIVMGITMFLQMKMNPAPPDPVQAQVFTFMPIIFTFMLGSFPAGLVIYWAWNNLLSILQQYWIMRRNGVKVELWDNLRSTFQRRTQVKTAKG comes from the coding sequence ATGGGTAACGACAAGACCAACATGATCATCGCCATCGCGCTGTCGCTGGCGGTGCTCCTCGGCTGGAACTACTTCGTGACGGCGCCGCAGGTCGAGCGCCAGCGCCAGCAGCAGGCGGCCCAGGTCAACCCTTCGCAGGGCGTCAACCCTTCGCAGGGCGTCGATCCCTCGCAGGGCGTCAACGCCTCCCCGAGCCCGAAGGAGGGCGGCCCCTCCGCCCCCGTGCCCGGCACGCTCCCGGGCGCCGCCGGCGGCAGCCCGCAGGCGGCGCTCGCCCGCGACGAGGCGCTCGCCCGCGCCCCGCGGGTGCGCATCGACACGGAGGCCCTGCGGGGCTCGGTCGCGCTCAAGGGTGGGCGCATCGACGACGTCGCCCTCAAGGGCTACCACGAGACGGTCGACCCGAAGAGCCCGGAGATCGTGCTGCTCTCGCCGGCGGGCTCGGCCAATCCCTACTACGCCGAGTTCGGCTGGGTCGGCCAGAATGCCGGGCCGCTGCCGGGCAGCGACACGGTCTGGACCGCGGACGGCGACGTGCTGACCGCGAAGAAGCCCCTGGTCCTGACCTTCGACAACGGCGCCGGCCTGGTGTTCCGCCGGACCCTCTCGGTCGACGACAAGTACATGTTCACGATCGAGGATTCGGTCGAGAACAAGGGCCCGAACCCGGTCACGCTCTACCCCTACGGGCTGGTCTCGCGCTGGGGCAAGCCGCACACCCAGGGCTACTACGTGCTCCACGAGGGCATGATCGGCGTGGTCGGCGACAAGGGCCTCCAGGAATACACCTACGACAAGATGGCCAAGGAGAACCCGCTCGGCGCCCCCGGCACCCGCGGCGTGTCCTGGCCCGGCGCCACCGGCGGCTTCCTCGGCATCACCGACAAGTACTGGGCGGCGGCGACGATCCCCGACCAGCAGGCGCCCTATACCGGCAGCTTCACCGAGCGCGACGAGGGCGCGACCAAGGTCTACCAGGCAAGCAGCCTCGGCGAGGCCAGGGCGGTCGCGCCCGGCGCCTCCGTGCAGGCGAGCCAGCGCCTCTTCGCCGGCGCCAAGGAGGTCTCGACCGTCGACGCCTACCGCGAGAAGCTGAACATCAAGCAATTCGATCTCCTGATCGACTGGGGCTGGTTCTACTTCATCACCAAGCCGATGTTCAAAGCCCTGGACCTGTTCTACAAGCTCTTCGGCAATTTCGGCGTCTCGATCCTGGTGGTGACGCTGATCCTGAAGCTGTTCTTCCTGCCGATCGCCAATCGCTCCTACGTCTCGATGGCCAAGATGAAGGCCGTCCAGCCGGAGATGACCGCGATCCGCGAGCGCTACGCCGACGACAAGGTGAAGCAGCAGCAGGCGATGATGGAGCTGTACAAGAAGGAGAAGATCAATCCGGTGGCGGGCTGCTGGCCGGTGCTGATCCAGATCCCCGTCTTCTTCTCGCTCTACAAGGTGCTGTTCGTCACGATCGAGATGCGGCACGCGCCGTTCTTCGGCTGGATCCGCGACCTCGCCGCCCCGGATCCGACCTCGATCGTCAACCTGTTCGGCCTCCTGCCCTTCACGCCGCCGGACCTGCTCCATCTCGGCGTCTGGCCCATCGTCATGGGCATCACGATGTTCCTGCAGATGAAGATGAACCCGGCCCCGCCCGATCCGGTGCAGGCCCAGGTCTTCACCTTCATGCCGATCATCTTCACCTTCATGCTGGGCTCGTTCCCGGCCGGGCTGGTGATCTACTGGGCGTGGAACAACCTGCTGTCGATCCTGCAGCAATACTGGATCATGCGGCGCAACGGGGTGAAGGTGGAGCTGTGGGACAACCTGCGCTCGACGTTCCAGCGCCGCACCCAGGTGAAGACGGCCAAGGGCTGA
- the yihA gene encoding ribosome biogenesis GTP-binding protein YihA/YsxC, whose translation MAGPDEADAALIEAGRLLFAGPADFATASDTLAGLPPMRGLEIAFAGRSNVGKSSLINALTGRNTLARTSHTPGRTQQLNFFDLGGKLTLVDMPGYGYAAVSKAKVASWTELIHAYLQGRANLARVYVLIDARHGIKPNDGEVLDELDAAAVSYQVVLTKGDDLKKGEVASRLDATAAALARRPAAYPEIILTSSRTGEGIPALRASVARLLAERG comes from the coding sequence ATGGCGGGGCCGGACGAGGCCGACGCGGCCCTGATCGAGGCGGGGCGCCTGCTCTTCGCGGGCCCCGCCGACTTCGCCACCGCGTCCGACACGCTGGCGGGTCTGCCGCCCATGCGCGGCCTGGAGATCGCCTTCGCGGGCCGCTCGAATGTCGGCAAGTCGAGCCTCATCAACGCGCTCACCGGCCGCAACACGCTGGCGCGCACCTCGCACACGCCGGGGCGCACGCAGCAGCTCAACTTCTTCGACCTCGGCGGCAAGCTCACGCTGGTCGACATGCCGGGCTACGGCTACGCCGCGGTGTCGAAGGCCAAGGTCGCCTCCTGGACCGAGCTGATCCACGCCTACCTGCAGGGCCGGGCGAACCTCGCCCGGGTCTACGTGCTGATCGACGCCCGCCACGGCATCAAGCCGAACGACGGCGAGGTGCTGGACGAGCTCGACGCGGCCGCCGTTTCCTACCAGGTGGTGCTGACGAAGGGCGACGACCTCAAGAAGGGCGAGGTGGCGTCCCGGCTCGACGCCACCGCGGCCGCCCTCGCCCGCCGGCCGGCGGCCTATCCGGAGATCATCCTGACCTCGAGCCGCACGGGCGAGGGCATCCCGGCCCTGCGGGCCAGCGTGGCGCGGCTCCTCGCCGAGCGCGGCTGA
- a CDS encoding DUF423 domain-containing protein, with protein MPRPERILFALGALAGLLGVAASAAAAHLTGGTLATAAQFLLVHAGPVLALAGLSGSGRLRPGLARPAAACLVLGLVLFSGDLSARALAGHPLFPMAAPTGGLVLMLGWALAALAGLLRVSAPAGTSPPPPARG; from the coding sequence ATGCCCCGCCCCGAGCGCATCCTGTTCGCGCTCGGCGCGCTCGCGGGCCTGCTCGGCGTCGCCGCCTCCGCGGCGGCCGCCCACCTGACCGGCGGCACGCTCGCGACCGCCGCGCAGTTCCTGCTCGTCCACGCGGGCCCGGTGCTGGCGCTGGCCGGCCTCAGCGGGAGCGGCCGCCTGCGCCCGGGCCTCGCCCGGCCCGCCGCCGCCTGCCTCGTCCTCGGCCTCGTCCTGTTCAGCGGCGACCTGTCCGCGCGGGCGCTGGCGGGCCATCCGCTCTTCCCGATGGCGGCGCCGACCGGCGGCCTCGTCCTGATGCTCGGCTGGGCGCTCGCCGCCCTCGCGGGCCTGCTGCGGGTCAGCGCACCTGCAGGAACGTCACCGCCGCCGCCTGCTCGCGGGTGA
- a CDS encoding metallophosphoesterase family protein has protein sequence MDGEGLTYAIGDIHGCADQLDRLLAEIEVHRAGRPRRIVCLGDYVDRGPDSARVIATLRALQEREPGQVTCLKGNHEAMLLGALSGADEPLWLFNGGRAVLASYGVARVDQLPRGDLDWIAALPTLHEDARRWYVHAGFRPGRPAPDPDPEQRLWIREPFLSADYDFGKHVVHGHTPLRSGHPDARHHRTNLDTGAVFGGPLTAGVFTREQAAAVTFLQVR, from the coding sequence ATGGACGGCGAGGGGCTCACCTACGCGATCGGGGACATCCACGGTTGCGCCGACCAGCTCGACCGGCTGCTCGCCGAGATCGAGGTGCATCGGGCGGGGCGGCCGCGGCGCATCGTCTGCCTCGGCGACTACGTCGACCGCGGGCCCGACAGCGCCCGGGTCATCGCCACCCTGCGCGCCCTCCAGGAGCGGGAGCCCGGCCAGGTCACCTGCCTGAAGGGCAATCACGAGGCGATGCTGCTCGGCGCCCTCTCGGGCGCCGACGAGCCGCTCTGGCTGTTCAACGGCGGCCGGGCCGTGCTCGCCTCCTACGGCGTGGCGCGGGTCGACCAGCTGCCCCGGGGCGACCTCGACTGGATCGCCGCCCTGCCGACGCTGCACGAGGATGCGCGGCGCTGGTACGTCCATGCGGGGTTCCGGCCCGGCCGGCCCGCCCCCGACCCGGATCCGGAGCAGCGGCTGTGGATCCGCGAGCCCTTCCTGTCGGCCGATTACGATTTCGGCAAGCACGTGGTGCACGGCCACACGCCCCTGCGCAGCGGCCATCCGGACGCGCGGCACCATCGCACCAACCTCGACACCGGGGCGGTGTTCGGGGGGCCGCTCACCGCCGGGGTGTTCACCCGCGAGCAGGCGGCGGCGGTGACGTTCCTGCAGGTGCGCTGA